In the genome of Persephonella sp. KM09-Lau-8, one region contains:
- a CDS encoding UbiA-like polyprenyltransferase, whose product MIKKIKLYADLIKFEHTIFAIPFVLAAVFIVEKGLPSWEKVFWIIVAAVAGRTAGMAFNRFFDLPFDKLNPRTKNWASASGAVKAGEILALAILSSGVLVFAAYQLNRLAFYLSPVAIALLIIYPLGKRWTNFVHLILGAVYFIIPIAVSVALEGRVELSTVFLGLGMAFWVAGFDIFYALQDIEFDRKMGIHSIPARFGVKKAILFARVFHILTFVFLMLTGYFAGLGLIYYVGLLILTGALIYEHSLIKENDLSKINVAFFTINGYISILYMVFVILDVYFKITI is encoded by the coding sequence TTGATTAAAAAGATAAAGCTTTATGCAGACCTGATAAAGTTTGAACACACAATATTTGCCATACCATTTGTTCTTGCTGCTGTTTTTATTGTGGAAAAAGGACTGCCTTCCTGGGAGAAAGTCTTCTGGATTATAGTTGCTGCAGTTGCCGGCAGAACAGCAGGAATGGCATTTAACAGGTTTTTTGATTTACCTTTTGATAAACTTAATCCACGAACTAAAAACTGGGCTTCAGCTTCAGGTGCAGTAAAAGCAGGAGAAATTCTTGCCCTCGCCATTTTATCCTCTGGTGTTTTGGTTTTTGCTGCCTATCAGCTGAATAGACTGGCCTTTTATCTATCTCCGGTGGCTATTGCCCTTTTGATTATCTATCCCCTCGGTAAAAGATGGACAAATTTTGTTCATCTGATCCTTGGGGCTGTTTATTTTATTATTCCTATTGCTGTTTCTGTGGCTCTGGAAGGTAGAGTTGAGCTATCAACGGTGTTCTTAGGACTTGGAATGGCTTTCTGGGTTGCTGGATTTGATATTTTTTATGCCTTGCAGGACATAGAATTTGATAGAAAAATGGGAATTCATTCTATACCTGCCAGATTTGGTGTTAAAAAGGCAATATTATTTGCCAGAGTTTTTCATATTTTGACTTTTGTATTTTTAATGCTTACAGGCTATTTTGCAGGATTAGGATTGATATATTATGTTGGTCTTTTGATACTGACAGGAGCTTTGATTTATGAACACTCCTTAATTAAAGAAAATGATTTATCAAAAATAAATGTGGCATTTTTTACAATTAATGGATATATCAGTATACTTTATATGGTGTTTGTTATTTTAGATGTATATTTTAAGATAACAATATAA
- the fabZ gene encoding 3-hydroxyacyl-ACP dehydratase FabZ, with protein sequence MSFADVQEIKKVLPHRYPFLLIDRILELDIENLKVKALKNVTVNEEFFNGHFPHFPVMPGVLIIEAMAQAGAYLMIKKAQAEGIEGDFTVLFAGIENAKFRKPVVPGDQIIFEIEGINIKKSMGKIKAVAKVDDKVVCEAVLMAALKRD encoded by the coding sequence ATGTCTTTTGCTGATGTTCAGGAGATAAAGAAAGTTCTTCCCCATAGATATCCGTTTTTACTGATAGATAGAATTCTTGAACTTGATATTGAAAATCTAAAAGTCAAAGCCCTTAAAAATGTTACCGTAAATGAGGAATTTTTTAATGGTCATTTTCCCCATTTTCCTGTAATGCCAGGGGTCTTAATTATCGAAGCCATGGCACAGGCAGGTGCTTATCTAATGATAAAAAAGGCACAGGCAGAAGGAATAGAAGGGGATTTTACAGTATTATTTGCAGGTATTGAAAATGCCAAGTTTAGAAAGCCTGTTGTTCCAGGTGACCAGATTATTTTTGAGATAGAGGGAATAAATATTAAAAAAAGTATGGGCAAAATAAAAGCCGTTGCAAAAGTAGATGACAAAGTAGTCTGTGAAGCTGTTTTAATGGCTGCCCTTAAAAGAGATTAA